AGTCTGAAAACCCAGATCTGGTCTCTGCTCTAATTGACGCCGGAGCCGAAGTCAACGGCAAAGATTCCGACGGAAGGTCGCTGTTGACTTCGGCGGTGAAGACCACAACCGTCGACATGATGAAGGTTTTAATAGCTTCCGGTTGCCGAATCGATAACTCGGTCGACAGAGTTTTTCACGATGTCTCGGCGATGAACCGAGTCGATATGATCGAGATTCTCTGCAAGAGTATGGGGAACCTCGGAGTGAACTCGACCGATTCAGATGGTCGGACTCCGATGCACATCGCAGCCGCACGCGGCCACGTGGAAGCCCTGAGGTCCCTTCTCTCCGCCGGGGGAAATGCCGAAGTAAGGGACGGTAGGGGCTGGACCCCACTTCACTGTGCATCGGCAGAAGGACATTACGACGTCGTCGAGTGTCTATTGGAGCGGTCAAACGCCAAGTACGTCGTCGACCGAGACGGAAGGACGGCTTTCGCACTAGCGGCCGATAACGGCCACTCGGAGCTGCTTGCGCCGCTGCACTTGAACGACGCGCTGCACCGTGCGGCGAGGCTGGGCGACGTGAATGGGTTGAAGAGTTTTATTGCGGAAGGAGCAACCGTGAACGTTAGAGACCAGAACGGGTGGACGCCGCTGCATAGGGCAGCGTTCAAGGGCGATATCGAGTGCGCGAGGGTTCTAATCAACCACGGTGCTCAGGTCGATGCCGTCGACGACGCTGGGTACACACCGCTGCGGTGCGCGGTAGAGGCGGGGAAGGCGCCGGTTGCCATGCTTCTTATCACCAACGGAGCACGAGCCAATGCGAAAGGAGTCAAAGGAGCTTTGCCAGTACTTAACTTGGATCGTTTCAAGAACCACCCAGCTATTGTTGTAAAGCCTTTTTGTCGCGAGAAAGAGCGAGTTTAAATGGCAGAGAAGGAAGACGCCATTAATATGTAGTCGATAAGCTTTTGTGTATATAGTTCTTATTTTGGGGATGATGGTTGGAGTTGAGAGAGAATGGATTGTTGTTCGCTCTGCTCTGCACAGCTCCACTCCCAAACCATTTTAAGCTGGAATTAATCAGTTCATTTCTCCCTCTCTGTATACTACGATTACGAGGATCAAGTTTTTTTTAGTAAGAACATGAAATGAACTGATATTTTGGTTCATGAATTCATTGTTATGGAGGAGAtgagattatttttttaattattatttatattctctACTACTAAAAAAATTACTATCGCACACCATAAATTACTATggcaaaaattattatttaacacCACTAGATTGttataagtggatttttcatAAATAAAGCTTTTTGTCattatttggaagaaaaaaatgtAGATTATAATTTTTCTAATTTGTATGTAAAATTTTAttgatgaaaaaaaataattatggtaAATACAACTGTTAACTAATTAAATATGGAAgctaaatttaaaatcaaaacacaaacaaaaaaaatgtagaTTACAATGGTAAATTAGCATTTCattcttctctctctcaaactTCAGCCACACAAACTTCTTATCTCTCCAAACTCAGTTGTACAAACTCTTTCTCTCTCCAAATCCAGTTGTACCATCCCCTCCAGCTCTGGCCTGCGCAAACCCTCTCCAGCTTCGACGAATCCGCGACCCAAAATTAGAACCCAGCTCAGGCAAATCTGAGACCCTCCATTCAAGAGCCCCATCCATTCGAGACCCTAGCTCCGTTCGAGAGCTCCATGTCCACAGCGAACCACCTCCAACTCTGGTCGTGGAGTCGATGCGCACCCAACCCCACGACGAACCACCTCCCATCTCCACGGCGAGATTGTTTCTGCCATTTTCATatctcaattttttttcaaatctgaacCCATGCGGTGGAGAGGCAGGCGCAACCAAACACAAACCCAAGCAGGGATGGGTACTCGGATTCTGGGCTCTCGAGTTGCCTAGGCTGAGTGTGATCCTTGGTGCTGGGAGTTGCGCAAAACAACAGGGATGGCTGGGGTTGCAACAGGGTTCCGTGTGCAGGGGATAGGGGGTTCTGGTGGTCGTCGTGTtatgattaatgccctaaaagcatgtaaagacattttattgaattaaataaaaagaaaaaaattattatatttgaatattataattattgtttgaattaattatatgataatatcaataaaattatgtattcattcatgagaatatgatcttatattagtacaagagaattaagatcatatataatgaatagaatagtcagtaacatattaaagtaatgaatttttaatgaatggttactagtgtggtttactaagcatacgggatgcaagtgatctagatccagattactgatgtagatagacatcttagtaaatgtgttgtatataatagagattatatatgacatgaccgataagaattaattatctttataaacttgtcgtttgacataaagatttgattcttatcataatagatgatcatttgtagatcagtcttgttgaccctcgttttggtcaacgatacggagtctagaaaacgacagaaaaataatacagagcttgagaaaacaatctaatgggaaataaagaacacaatgaattatagcggttcggccccagtgattggtaatgacctacgtccacttgatactattattaatattgagattcaaaggtgtgatcaaagaactagggttcctgagtttcacagaccttagaaggagaaaacaatacaaacgatggataatagtaatgtaattcggaaagagaaaaaaaagatccctccttgagctatttcttgtgtatttataggctcaagaagggttacatgagtcaagtaataatatcttcccttaataaacggatcttcaggtcataatgaatagatattctcggatatcattacaactgtacagatttattcataaataaacagagtatacgaccaggctggtcatatatAAAACGTGAACTTCTCATacggaaatatctctggtcgataggcaagCAGTATCTCTGTCACATGTCGGCCACGTGTcggaaattcttgccacgtcatcaacagctgttttttggataaacatttgccccccatgtttatttattgcgaccagcaatcgcaataaataaacttaggaaactaacattttgtataccccacgaaatctgtcagagcctttcgtgcgttcttgaaaactgtgatctaatcacgtctaatcacagcttttcggtttccaagtaatccctctgacggctattacactcccccatgccttgaaaaaggtaactcatgattacccattTTCAACATATCTTAGCCTTTATAAATAATCCTCACATTTACCTTTTAATTTTTTACTCgtcattttcttgccaagaaccctcaagaactccatctcagagctcaaaaGTTTTGAAGACCTTCCGTCGCCATTCTAAGGATCCTTCATTCGCTCGTCCAAAGTCGCTTCATTTCAGAATCTCCAaccttcatctaggtaaatttcctcaacttttaaaccctttgagatgccacgCATACTGCTTTTGAGTTCTGAAACTTGTTGTGTTCTTGGGTAAAAATTCGTGAGGATTTTATGTAcaccgtttgatgcttgatagggtagtgtagtttcaCTCTATAGGAGTTAGGAactagtttgatagttaggatcataggtttagggcgtaaaatcgaagtaaacattcgatttttaggccagctgaaaaactgggtttttcccgctcctttggagttgaaaaagctttttccagaaaaacttttactttcactttttgatctgtttttcaaactgtttgcataaaacttagtgtttcggttagaatgctgctagtcgtagacgcgagcaacatattccaactttcaacataagctcccaggctgtacgtcttatctcctcctttctctgttcgcagtttacatgcaagacccgtggggaggagaaagacctatagacGACGACttgctagctcaactgctcgaggacgaagaacaaccctcgtcATTGATACCCGAAATCCCATTTTCTCGtgccaatccaaacacttcccctgTCTTGACTCgaaatatggctcgcaccaaaaccaaagcccagaaaaggaGAACCTCTGATCCTTCTCATCAGCTTGCTCCttcggctgatgctccctcgactagtggtcaAGAGGAAAATGCTCCTGACTTTAACATCCAAAGACGCGCTCGACCCTGtcatgccattcaaccagatgttgagtggcaCTTAGTTCCTGAGAGCAGggtgatgatcagaatgatcgccaattatataAGAAAGTACGGTCTCACGGGGATGACCTTAGTCAGACCAAACCAAGACCAAAGGGCAAACCTGCCCGGAGGCGTCTTCAGCGCCTGGTTGAggtttcacatcgaggcaggggctaccttgcctcttcactcattcttccagggggtggccaactatttcggagttgccccctttcaaataaccccaaatggatataggatgctcgctgcactctatatcctgtatagccacaagaaatggcccgtgccaacgcctcatgaggtcaactacctgttcgacctcaaatccaacccaaaccaagaaggcacggagttttttcacttctgtcatcaggaaaccgggcgcaccttcctgactgacaccacccacatctcaaatgtggggaggtactatcaggagtacttcctcacaactgacatgatcgcagacaacctggccttcgcacaaggaggtaaaactttcgtatcactggctgttacttcttcacttagtgctcccctccacattttcttaaactgttaatgtcttccaggcccatggctgcgaccagacccaactccagacatggagttgagatcggtGCTCTTAGCCAGCATGATTGACGCAGAAAAGAGCATCAAGCATCTGGTTacggaggctaaccttaggtttgTTGGCTTCTTGACCCCTCAATCGGACACGAGGGTGTCTTCAGCAGGGAGTGCCTTTGCCAAGGAGGAAACCGAGCAGTATCCTCCAGCGTCACCTCCAtgaaggagaccgactggggtcacgatcagggaacctgctggcactcctccagcagaaagGACCTCGACCCCCTTggggaaaggaaaaaagaaggccaccgagcctgtcgaacTCTCTGACGATTTGTCGGATGataatggtacagttatttcgcttttagacaatttgtcaattccctgtcatctattcgacggggacgacaattttaaatatgctccacatttaggtctagacttcttcatgtcaaagagtgagtataagactagtagagtctataggatagcgaccagtaataatagctcgggtatttgactttgcaatccttttttgcttctttttctgatgtaatgtacttggtcattcatgctatctcactgtttaattttgttcttctttttcaTACATGGAATCCGTCAATGTGTTCGACATCTACAGCACTCCTGAGGCTGCCGCGGCTCCCCCGACCAAGAAGAAAAGCAACAAGAGACACCACAGGGAGAGCAGTAAAGCACCTCAGGCGAAGAAGGCTCCAAATGCAGGCCCTTCGGAGAATAGGCCCTCTGCCACCACAACTCCATCTTCTCCCCGCGAGCAGCAGACTTCTTCTGCTCCGGCCGGATCGACTCCTCCTCCCGCGGCTCCGACCGACCAACATCAACAGGTTGATCCTGCTTCAACCAGGGGCGAGATGGTTGGTCGCGCCTTTAAACTGGTCAAGGAGAGGATCGCCAAGATTGTGAAGCACGACCGATGTcgagaggcaatggctgctacAGAGACGATGGAAGTTGACCCAATCCTGAACCGCGCCCtgaacgagttcaccagtgtaTGTCATCTTTTTCTGCGGAAACAggtcttctttattttattgtttgtcTAACTTCCACCCTAGCTTACAGGCCATGTTGACCTTCACTGCTGGCCGAATCCGCTTGGGTGCCGTCACCGAGCAGGCCAGAACTTTGGAGCAACGGCACGAGGATGAACTTAAAGCTACCGAGGCCAAACATGCTGAACAACTGGCA
The genomic region above belongs to Humulus lupulus chromosome 1, drHumLupu1.1, whole genome shotgun sequence and contains:
- the LOC133792610 gene encoding protein VAPYRIN-LIKE-like, whose protein sequence is MDRLVKPDVKEVELSFKSGQTCSTVFRLTNLMHTMTVAVSLSTTKPSVFSFSQPFSVIPPLSSSSYTLLSKPFDQPPLCSSLRDDVITVRTAMLPTGKADQDDFRRLFSVPGRHVFKDAFIPISFVGPQVVEFLITHHDKIPELSSYMGKAISGCTESQITDSLKLAIKSENPDLVSALIDAGAEVNGKDSDGRSLLTSAVKTTTVDMMKVLIASGCRIDNSVDRVFHDVSAMNRVDMIEILCKSMGNLGVNSTDSDGRTPMHIAAARGHVEALRSLLSAGGNAEVRDGRGWTPLHCASAEGHYDVVECLLERSNAKYVVDRDGRTAFALAADNGHSELLAPLHLNDALHRAARLGDVNGLKSFIAEGATVNVRDQNGWTPLHRAAFKGDIECARVLINHGAQVDAVDDAGYTPLRCAVEAGKAPVAMLLITNGARANAKGVKGALPVLNLDRFKNHPAIVVKPFCREKERV